DNA from Macrobrachium rosenbergii isolate ZJJX-2024 chromosome 21, ASM4041242v1, whole genome shotgun sequence:
atttgtatatatatatatattattcacacacacacacacacacacacacacatatatatatatatatatatatatatatatatatatatatatatatatatatatatatatatgtgtgtgtgtgtgtgtgtgtgtgtgtgtgtgtgtgtgtataggtataccAATTAACCTGCAGAAGGCAAGCCTAAGAGTCAAAATTTTTAAGCCGGGTGATCCTGGcttatctctttcttcctttaatgCTTATTGTATATGTATGGCATCGCAATACCCGATTGAGATACTGATAGTATTTGTTCGTACATTAAAGCATATTCTATTATTTACCCTTTAAACTAACAGCCgatcctaaaaaaaataaattaaaattcccCCAAGTAGGATTGTAGGTTCCTCCACagtcccctccccctacccaccTTCTCCtatcctctctcccctccccctccccaatatCTCGTTTTAGATATCTCTACCAAATCACAAACTTGTTTCTTGTTGGTTTTCTCATCACagttacaaattaatttttcttgatgatAATTTATACATCTTTAGACGCCCAAGgtttaactaattttattttatttttactgcgaACATTATGGTTTATCAATATTGCACTTTCACGAATTCTAGGAAAACAAATTAAGTGAACGCGAAATTGTTTCATCCTAAATTTGGATCACCTCAGACTAATCAAAGTTTACTTAAGTGTTGAAAACCAAGAAGTGTATCTTGGGAacaattttgttatcattttttcaaaTCGTTTGAATAAGATGCTGCCGAAACACCTTCATTACTGATatgataaagatagaaaaaataatgacaatattaatactgataataatgaaaatactatcTACCATTATCTATTATTACTGCTTCTGGTCATTTTGTATCATTTGAAATAATATCACTTGTAATACGAACCCATTTACAAGTCAGTGCTAACAGGTAATCACAGAGCCGAGGGAACTGGAGCGCTCGAAAATGCACAGTCAAATAAGAAACGTATGCAAATAGAACAGACAAAGATAAAAGCAATTAGTTGTAGATGTGGACCAACATAATAAACATACCTCAGTGACCATCCAAAGTCAGTCACAATGTGATAATTCGTTCTACTGAGGTACAGTGGAGTCTGCCCGAGATCATCCGAAAATTCCAGATCTATGGCGCTCTGCAGGGACCTTTTGATGCCCAACAACGAGTACCTTCCCTTCAGCGCCTTCGTCAAGCCGTATGTGATATTTGGCATCTGAGGAAAAGGATAATTTGGTTCCGCGTCAAGTTTGAGGTCAGGGGACAAGGGTAAAAACTTAAAAAGGATTAGCCTCTATGCGAATAccccgtggtgcactgtagtcattactaaagggtgtttgcggcGTCCCTAAGACACCTAGctgctcccatttttttttttttcttttctcttttaccttacctcattcccttttcctttctccagTCTTAATGTTCATTTCGCTCCAACTATCACTGCTTAGTGCAACCGTTTAGTTTTCTTCCAATTCCACCTTTAGACCATTGTATTTCCGGGGCTTCATCTTACTGCCCAACCAACCCAGCTCCCTGTTTTCAAATTCTTTCTCGCTTGATGGCCGAAAGTGTCCTACTGCTTTGTTTGACAGCCTAAACTTCATAAAACCCAATATACgaaataaaatggagaaatggCCAGGTTAGAATAAAGGGTATTTGCAAACAGGTATCAGAGCTGAAGTTTTGAGTGAACTGAAGAGTTTCTATTGGTGAAAGAGTCTAGCTGGAATACAGATGTCTATGTTACTGGAacgtcaaaataaatttttaaaatatcagaaCAAGTTCAATGTTTAAGAAAGTTAGTGGCAAGCACTAAAGTGAACTATAGTATGGAAATATGAGATGTTTTGGTATTGAGCATTTCCCAAAACGATATCGCAGCAAAATgggaggaagaaaaatgaaaattaaactttcagTTTTCGCCTTCAAGGGAAGGTGGATTTTTGTTGACTTTAAGCTGTAGTAATGAATTAAGAAGAATATTCCAACGGGTATTCCTGTTTTTATACTGATTCGAGACTACAAATGAAGATGACTCCACGATCCAAGACTGTAACTTGggaataccaaaataaaaacaatattaagtcatttttaatttaatgggAATAACCTGCATTTCATTACTTGAATATTAAAATTCCGGCCCCCTTGAAGACCGGCTAAGAATTTGAATTGATAATTGACAATTTCAAGGAAcaaatcatccttttttttaagatactaaactaaacttttcttttttcagagcaCTAGGCGACCTCCTCGGTTTCAGAGAAATAGTATAGagacattattattttaaaagtcgaataatttttcctcattcctcATAATTAGATAGGGATGACTTACACGCAGTAATCATGCAAGGATTAAGGTCCATTGCTCTGAAGAATTATCCCTTAAGAGAGCTAAGTTTTTACCTTGTTTATGATAGGTAGTATGTAATAAATATTGGGCTTTTTGAAATCAATAATTTGTGAAACATAACACAACTAAGTTTTCAAAGCTTAAAAGCCATTTTTAAagatattacttaaaaaaaagatataatattttCCTATTATATGCATTATGAGACCAAAGGAACAATTACTAATACTATAGCTTGCTTTAAAAAACAGGAAAGTTGTTTAAGCTGCCTTTGAATTTGAAAGCTGAGGTTTCATTCATGTGGTGGATAAAGgttctcttttaaaaaatttgttaacGAAACATTTGCTGTGGAATTGTCAATGACACGTCGACGATTTAAGGAATTTCTTTGTGCATAGACGTGCTCCTCAAAAGCAGTAATCTATTaccagtttatttaaaaaaatatgatattttctgcttttataaatcattaaattagtaaaaattattttctgaatatttaaagTTGTTTCAAAGAAGTAGTATATGCTGTGTCAAATATCATTAAGACTTATgtagaaataatgaaatcatGACAGTTTAGTTTAAAGATGCTAAAGTTACATCAGTAGACAAATTAAATGATGCATTTGTTTAATTCTAAGGcattttgatataataaaaaatatcatatatatatatatatatatatatatatatatatatatatatatatatatatatatatatatatatatatatatatagtatatatatatgtgtgtgtgtctgtatactcAAAGTAACATTGAAATTATACTGtttaaaaacagtgaaaatatattctttaattcCAAATTTGAAAGTGATGCACTAAAAACAAATTGGAAGGCAGATATTTTGAAAAGACCTTGAAGTGCCAAAACTTTATctagctttaagaaaaaaaatgttaaaaatcattaCTTTCGGATTTTTAAGTGATTCGTGGGAAAGATTAAGAATACgtataaatcttgaaaaaatcaaatgacTCGATATATTTCTTAATCTCTGTTTTGCTTTTGAAAGCATTCAagatttttccccaacttccacaCTCGATACCAGATTGTTTATTAATAAAGATTAAAGACTGCgccttgaaataaaattatttgataacaTTCAAGAAAATCTGATCTATATATCTTATTTCATAATTAACAGGGAAAAATATTTGGcttcaataacaaataaaagtgtTTTCTTACCTCTGCATGTTTATAGAAGTGCTTAACAGCAGTGTCATTGCTGTTTTCTAAGAAGAGCCTGACTTGACCTGACATGACGAAGTCGTGAACTCCCCAGCGCCACGACCCCCGGCTTACTAAATCCTGGAAGGAGTCAATCGGCTCCGTTTTACTCTGGACTGACAGAAAAGCTACCAAGGCTGACCTGTAGACGGTCGAAATGACCAAGGCAGCCACCAGCCACCAGCCAAGCaacatctgaaaaatatttcgttttaaagaaattaatatcgGGTGTGAGTTGCTATGGTTTGTCTGGTGTTACGGGGGATTCTCGTTCTGCGACTCACAAAAGGTTCAGAAAGAAGATTCTGATTAAATATGAGGATGAGAGGATCTCAGGATTATTCTTAAATCTATATATAGTAAAGCGATTTTGCAGTATATTATTATGACAAACATAAAGGAGACTAACCTGCCCCGAGATGTATCTGGGAGTAGTAGACGGAGCGTCGTCCAGCATCACGGCCCAGCTGTAGAAGATGGACCAACTGAGAGACATACTTTTCTCTCCCGTTAAATCTGAcctcgtcttctccagcagccaTAGTGCCACTCCACACAGAAAGATGCTGAAGGTGAGATAGATCCATACATCCACTGAAAGAGCACGAAAATTGATTACTCCCCtgtcttgtaaaagaaaaagaccAATTGAAGTAATAACTCGATGGAAATAGGTACAAGAACCACAGGGCTTCAAAAGTGAGTCTTGTGGGATGATATGAATACTAGCTGTGGGGTCAATGTGGAGTAGGGTGACTGACTTCTTTTACTCCACCTTTCACTACTAGCCCGGATATCTAATTAAATCAATTCCATGCCTAGATACACAATCAAACTGGTCCCTGACACAATCCCGGTAAATGGTCAAGCTGATCCGTCGGACAAATAAGCATTCGAACTAATCTCAAACTTACATAAACATTTAAGCTAATCTTAGGtccatatgaaaaaatatcaagcTGGTTATAAACAAGGTTAATCACCCAAATGGCCACAATCCCAGATAAGCCATTGCGCTGATCCTACGTGTAGATAAACAATCAACCTAGTCTTGAGCCCAGTTTCAAAACATGGCGGTCATAAGCCCGGGCCAACAACCAGGTTAGTCCCATTCTcgaataaaaaatcaaacaagtCCTAAGCTCAGATAAGCAGCAGAGTCAGTCCTAAGCCCGACAAAGCAGGAGGTAACATTGTGAATATCCTTTGCCTTGTCGAACAAGAAAATCTAGAAAAACTTAGGAAACGAAAGCCAGGGAACTGAAAAACTGCTAATACTTGCTGAAACGTATCTCCCCTCAAACTATGTCTCTAAAGGCTGTTTCAGGTTTCAGGAGTAGTAATAGTATTTGAAATATGTTAGTATATCCGATTTTCCTACTGGCATAACGACATAGCAGTTCATCCACAccgaaaataaaaatctgaattgAGATTGTTTAATAAATGGGAACAAGTGCTTCACAAATTTTCCGTACTTACCGGTCAAAAGGACGGGAGATTTCCACACTTACCGGTAAAAGACAGATGATTTCCTTATTTACCGATAAAAGGACGATGATTTCCAAACTTACCGATAACAGGACGAATGATTCCCGTACTTACCGGTCAAAAGGACGGAAAATTTCCTTACTTAGAGGTGAAAGGGCCGACGATTTCCATATTTACTAGTAAAAGGACGGATGATTTCTATACTTACCGGTAAAAGAACCTATGATTTCCATACTTACCGGAAGGACGGATGATTTCCATACTTACCGATAAAAGGGCCGGCGATTTCCGTACTTACCGGTAAAAGGACGGATTATTTCCATACTTAGCGGTAAAAGGACGGATTATTTCCATACTTAGCGGTAAAAGGACGGATGATTTCCATTCTTACCGGTAAAAGAACGGATGATTTCCGTACTTACCGGTAAATGAACGGATGATTTCCTTACTTACCGGAAGGACGGATAATTTCCATACCGGAAGGACGGATGATTTCTATACTTACCGGAAGGACGGATGATTTCCATACTTACCGGTAAAAGGGCCGGCGATTTTCGTACTTACCGGTAAAAGGACGGATGATTTCCGCTCTTACCAGTAAAAGAACGGATGATTTCCATACATATCGGTAAATGGAAGGACGATTTCCATACTTACCAGTAAAAGGACCGATGATTTCCATACTTACCAGTAAAAGGACCGATGATTTCCATACTTACCAGTAAAAGAACGGATGATTTCCATACTTACCAGTAAAAGGACCGATGATTTCCATACTTACCAGTAAAAGAACGGATGATTTCCATACTTACCAGTAAAAGGACCGATGATTTCCATACTTACCGATAAAAGGGCCGATGATTTCCATACTTACCGGTAAAAGAACGGATGATTTCCATACTTACCGGTAAAAGGACCGATGATTTCCATACTTACCGGTAAAAGGACCGATGACTTCCATCCTTACCGGCAAAAGAACGGATGATTTCCATGCTTACCGATAAAAGGACCGATAATTTCCATACCGGTAAAAGATCGGATGATTTCCATACTTACCGATAAAAGGACCGATGATTTCCATATTTACCAGCAAAAGAACGGACGATTTCCATACTTACCAGTAAAAGGACGGATGATGACCAGGTACTGTGGCAGGAGCTGAGGTTTTAGCGACACGATAACCAGAGTATCAGCTTCAATAGTTCTGAGGAGGTCCGAGACTTTTAATCTCTCTGGACTGCTCGACAAAGAGAAAGACACGTCTGCAATACCTCGATAGATATCTCCGAGCGTCCCTGTCCAAGACCCGTTCTTCGTGGGGTTCCCGATGGCCAGATCCAGCGGGGGACGAATTTCGTACCTGTAGGGTGAAATCGAGATTTAAAATCGAAATATCGCAGCTGGCTGGATTCCGACGAAAAAGAATGTGACGCACTTTTTGAAGAtaagcttacattttttttttttttttttgcttaagccTACAAAACaagctggcatttttttttacttaagccTACATTTCTTTGCAACTGAGAATATCTTCCCACCACCGTTTGTCAGAATTATTGAACAATTTAAAATCGAAATTTGGCAGCTGGTTGGATTTCGACCAGATTATGACACTTTTTCTAGATAAACATGCAGGCATTTAATCccatatacctatatatctacATTTCTTAGCAGCTGAGCACATCTTCTTACCACCGTTTGTCAGAATTATTGAACAAAACTTGTGGTAATTACTTTGTCTCCTACTCTAATGGAACTTTTCTTAGACtaattgttcttttgtttcttgaatggAGGTAATGGTGTTAAgtgaaaaaaaagcacaaaaattacCCTTGCTTTATTTCTCttcaaggaaatttattttcttgtgtttccCATTAGGATGAGTAACTAAAATAACGgagaaatattatgtatatatatatatatataaataaccgatgatatatatatatatatatatatatatatatatatatatatatatatatatatatatatatatatatatatatatatatatatatattatatatattatatatatatatatatatatatatatatatatatatatatatatatatatatatatatatatatatatatatatatacatatatatatatatatatatatatatatatatatatatatatatatatatatatataaagaaataatggaaaGTGCATCACCAGAGTCCAAACACGAAAATTTACGTGAAATTCAATACAGGCGAGATTGTCTCAATCATCCTCTTCTCTAAGCAGTCAAGGAGTACCACCGGTTTGGTGATGTCTTTTGGGTCCAGATTGAAATTGACGTAAGGAAAAACGGCAGTGTTGATACTCTTATGAGGTGCCCATCAAGTGTCGTCATCTGGTCTGAAATGCACGAAGTGAAATGCATTAGTTAATCTGTGTAAAATAaagaacttatgaaataaaacatatgagattttttcatatttatgagaCTGAATTCATGAGGTGATTAAGGTTCCtcctataattaattattttttatgagatgtTCAGGATTTATACTATGAAATTCATGAGACGAGTAAGGTTCATGACcagtaatttatgaaatgaaCCATTCGAGATGCTTAAAATTTACAACACAGAATTAATGAGATGAATAATATTCATGTCCTATAAttcatgaaatgaatttcatGATATGATTTGGATTCATGAAACTGAATTCATGAGATGAATAATATTCATGTCCTATAATTCATGATATGAATTTCAtatgttttaaatttatgaaatggaATTCATGAGCTGAATAATATTCATGTCCTATAATTCATGAAATgtatttcatgatatattttgaatttatgaaatgaaattcatGAGTTGAATAATATTCATGTTCTATAGTTCATGAAATGAGCTTCATGATATGTTTTGGATTTATGAAATGGAATTCATGAGCTGAATAATATTCATGTCCTATAAttcatgaaatgaatttcatgatatattttgaatttatgaaatgaaattcatGAGCTGAATAGTATTCATGTCCTATAATTCATGAAATGAATTACATGATATATTTTGGATTTATGAAATGGAATTCATGAGATGAATAATATTCATGTTCTATAGTTCATGAAATGAACTTCATGATATGTTTTGGATTTATGAAATGGAATTCATGGGATGAATAATATTCATGTCCTATAATTCTTGAGATGAACAACGTTAATACACTAAAATTTATGAATGGATTTAACCAGGTGCCTgagtgaaatataagaaaatcctggAATTCATGAGATGGAGTTCATGGGATGAATGAAGGTTTTATCTTGCAGTGTATGAAATGAGAAATGTGCCTATATATGTATCAGACTTGAATGTATgagaaaataatgtatataaaataaattgtatgaaAAGAATTTCGTTTATGAAATCACATGCTAGATAGATCAAATTAATGGTTTGGAATGTTTGAACTGAAATGGATAAGATTTATGGTATCAAATTACAGTAATGAGCTGTCATGAGTGTATGAAATGAAATTGTTGGATGGACTTCCCTTGTCAAAGCAAATGTATGAGATGCTTGGAATTTATGGGACGAAATTTATGAGATTTTGTTAACTGATCAATTTTGTTCATTGACCTGAATGAGATGTGtgaaatttattcaataaaatgcgCGTGGTGCATAAACtcatataagaaaatttataacaTTGCATTTATGTTATAAGTGAAAGGTTTGAGATTTATGaaacatgataacaaatatacgAGATGAGTtataaaaaccaaatgaaatgTGACTTGAATTAGTTTCACTAAATGAATCAGGCTTGAAGTTGAATTTATCGGGTACATCAAATTTATGGAATACAAGGAATACGTGAGATAACATTTGAACATTTAAATGCACAATGTTGAAAACGAAAGGACAGATGACATTTCATTAATCCTAATTCCGCTTTTTACAGATAATCAAAAGCTGtcacattcaagaaaattatattgaaattttactgttattccttacttttcttctttcctagTAATTTATTATTGGTACgcacttagatatatatatatatatatatatatatatatatatatatatatatatatatatatatatatatatatatatatatatatcatatacatatatatatatatacgagatatatatatatatatatatatatatatatatatatatatatatatatatatatatatatatatatatatattatcatctatatgaaaaattaaaaaaactggaaatctAGTATTTTAGCCATTCCTCTTGACTTTAAAATTCATGTTtaaatttcttcagtaatttcctattgaaacacacatacagagagagagatagagagagagagagagggggagagagagatcattgtatatatacatatatatatatatatatatatattatatgtatgtatgtatgtatgtatgtatgtatgtatgtatgtatgtatgtatgtatgtatgtatgtgtgtgtgtgtgtgcgcgtgtatgtgtaaaatgtttgtttaaactgGAAATCTAAGAATTCCGTGGAACACTTACAGAGGAACGGATCTGAAAAATTTGGCTTACGAGACCTCAGATCCCAAGTTGCCAAAACTcgtatttttccatttcctttgtcGCAATAGAGACATCGACTGTACAGCTTGATCGACAAATGCGATcctatgggtaaaaaaaaaaatcatcacaagGGTTATTAGGGTAAGAAGTTACCTGCCTGCATCTGTTAGCTATTATTACTGTGTAGATTTCACAAGTGATTCTGACCTTCCTCGAGAT
Protein-coding regions in this window:
- the LOC136849458 gene encoding glutamate receptor ionotropic, kainate glr-3-like — its product is MAETQPRFLEAAQLWLWPNALILLVGRKEEVSSVLWRPAFRNTIRSLYLGLQEKSLQDLQSPFRIPCRLVKGNTNPCGSSEGLQNIGSHLSIKLYSRCLYCDKGNGKIRVLATWDLRSRKPNFSDPFLYQMTTLDGHLIRVSTLPFFLTSISIWTQKTSPNRWYEIRPPLDLAIGNPTKNGSWTGTLGDIYRGIADVSFSLSSSPERLKVSDLLRTIEADTLVIVSLKPQLLPQYLVIIRPFTVDVWIYLTFSIFLCGVALWLLEKTRSDLTGEKSMSLSWSIFYSWAVMLDDAPSTTPRYISGQMLLGWWLVAALVISTVYRSALVAFLSVQSKTEPIDSFQDLVSRGSWRWGVHDFVMSGQVRLFLENSNDTAVKHFYKHAEMPNITYGLTKALKGRYSLLGIKRSLQSAIDLEFSDDLGQTPLYLSRTNYHIVTDFGWSLRRGAPYHRLLLYALTRLVDVGLVNYWMKEVTAARVHEVRRQKKDKNIQNLMRNLVVQELMVNNEVILGNRHLIGVYLVTLVGLAVSFLVLVGEKMVHSFYAEKERKLIGVIN